TGCCCATACCCTGGCCAAGCTCGCCACCGGCCTGTGTGACAACTGCCTGACCTGCGTCTGGCGAGCCTGGGATTGGACCCGCCCCGTGGTCCTGGCACCGGCCATGAACACCCTCATGTGGGAGCATCCCTTCACCTGCCGGCATCTGCGAGTGCTAGGGCTGGCCGCTGGGATCGCTGACCTGCCGGAGGATGGCGACCCCCTTCCCCTGCTGGAGAGAATCAACGCGTGCAGTCGAGTCCTGCGTGTGGTGCCTCCGCAGGTGAAAGCGCTAGCTTGCGGCGACATCGGGATCGGTGCTATGGCGGACGTCGCGGCGATCTGTCAAACGGTGAATGACTTAGCAGGTTCATAGTTGGTGAAAGGAAACATCCCTGGCTTTCCCTGGCGCCGATGTCATGAGGCGGCTTTCCACTCCCCCGGCGGTTCCCTAACATCACGGCAACGTTCCCGACGCCGCGCCGATGGTCGGCCACGCCGGGGAACGCTTTGGGAGGTTGTATCGATGAAGTCTGTACGTCTTATGCTGTTGTCTTCGCTGATGCTCGGAGTGGGACTGTTCGTCGCCCTCCGACCCCAGGGGGCATTCGCCCAGGGAAAAGATGACCCCGCCGCCAAAATTGTCGGCACCTGGGAGCTTGCCAAATCCGGCGGAGACCTGCCCGCGGGTACCATCATCGAATTCACCAAGGATGGCAAACTCAAGGCCACCCTCAAGGTGGACGAGCAGGTTCTGAACATTGAGGGGACTTACAAAGTGGACAAGAACAAAATCAACGTGAAGGTCAAAATCGGCGAAGAGACCGTCGAGGAAACGGTCACGATCAAAAAGCTGACTGACAAGGAGCTGGAGATCGAGGACAAGGAAGGCAAAATCGATGTCTTTAAGAAGAAGTAGCAGCCTCTTGGAGAATTGTTGAAGGC
This Thermogemmata fonticola DNA region includes the following protein-coding sequences:
- a CDS encoding flavoprotein, whose amino-acid sequence is MARVLLGVTGSVAALRTPELVQALRAAGHAVQVLATEAALYFFDPASVPPGAFPWMGQSWPVLTDEQEWPGRQQGRRYQRGDPVLHIELRRWAELLLIAPLDAHTLAKLATGLCDNCLTCVWRAWDWTRPVVLAPAMNTLMWEHPFTCRHLRVLGLAAGIADLPEDGDPLPLLERINACSRVLRVVPPQVKALACGDIGIGAMADVAAICQTVNDLAGS
- a CDS encoding lipocalin family protein, which translates into the protein MKSVRLMLLSSLMLGVGLFVALRPQGAFAQGKDDPAAKIVGTWELAKSGGDLPAGTIIEFTKDGKLKATLKVDEQVLNIEGTYKVDKNKINVKVKIGEETVEETVTIKKLTDKELEIEDKEGKIDVFKKK